The following are encoded in a window of Tessaracoccus flavescens genomic DNA:
- a CDS encoding YlxR family protein: protein MNAPQRTCIACRGRADQATLIRLVRRGDRVVDGTAPRLPGRGAYLHAGCFALAEQRQAIRRTFGAAAVLDAPQVEARG from the coding sequence GTGAATGCTCCTCAACGCACCTGCATCGCCTGTCGCGGGCGCGCCGACCAGGCCACGCTGATCCGGCTCGTCCGGCGAGGCGACCGCGTGGTCGACGGGACCGCGCCGCGGCTGCCCGGGCGCGGGGCCTACCTGCACGCGGGCTGCTTCGCTCTCGCCGAGCAGCGCCAGGCGATCCGGCGGACCTTCGGGGCCGCAGCGGTGCTCGACGCGCCTCAGGTGGAAGCTCGCGGCTGA
- the infB gene encoding translation initiation factor IF-2 produces MAKPRVHEIAKEIGITSKELLAKLGEMGEYVRGPSSTLEAPVVRRVREAFGGADETPAAPAAKKPAPKAAPKPAETTPAAPAAQQSAPAATPGTPEPTAPPAAEAPRPAAPRPAPRPGPAAPEARPATPGRGGAAPRPRPAGGSAAPAARPSATPGPRPSTPGPRPGGGSAPTPGPRKPGAPRPGNNPFAPAQGMGTQQRRPNNRPDGGQRPGAGAARPGQSDNRMPRPGGTGGLPGMPRPNPAMMPKTANAAIGSRPSRPGGGGPGRGRGGQGGGGNRPGGTGGPPMGGPMGGRGGGRGRGGTQGAFGRGGSAGKRGRKSKKQRRQEFDQMEAPSIGGVRVRKGDGQTVRLRRGASLTDLAEKIGVEAASLVQVLFHLGEMVTATQSVADDTLEVLGAELDYNIEVVSPEDEDRELLESFDLEFGEDIGDEDDLEARPPVVTVMGHVDHGKTKLLDALRNSNVQAREAGGITQAIGAYQVETEVDGNERKITFIDTPGHEAFTAMRARGAKSTDIAVLVVAADDGVMPQTIEALNHAKAADVPIVVAVNKVDKDTADPTRVRGQLSEFGLVPEEYGGDTQFVDVSAITGQGLENLLESIVLTADAALDLRANPDMPAQGVAIEAHLDKGRGPVATVLVHRGTLRIGESIVAGSAHGRVRALINDQGQNVDEAPPSMPVQVLGLTSVPGAGDNVLVVDDDRMARQIADKREARMRAAQQAKASRRKTLDQLFEQLEKGETQELLLILKGDGAGSVEALEDALSKIEVGEEVSLRVIDRGVGAITETNVSLAAASKAVIIGFNVRPTPHAAQLADRENVDIRFYSVIYSAIDEIEAALKGMLKPIYAEETRGHAEVREVFRSSKFGNIAGCMVTSGTIRRNAKARLLRDGVVVADTSIASLRREKDDATEVREGFECGLTLSNFNDIKIGDVIETYEMVEKERE; encoded by the coding sequence GTGGCTAAGCCTCGAGTCCACGAGATCGCCAAGGAAATCGGGATCACCAGCAAGGAACTCCTTGCGAAACTAGGAGAGATGGGCGAATACGTTCGCGGTCCGTCCTCCACCCTTGAAGCACCCGTCGTGCGTCGCGTCCGCGAAGCATTCGGCGGCGCCGACGAGACCCCGGCCGCTCCGGCGGCCAAGAAGCCCGCACCGAAGGCGGCACCCAAGCCGGCAGAGACCACCCCGGCCGCACCCGCGGCCCAGCAGAGCGCACCAGCTGCAACGCCTGGCACCCCTGAGCCGACGGCACCGCCGGCCGCGGAGGCACCTCGCCCCGCAGCACCGCGCCCCGCACCCCGCCCCGGCCCGGCCGCACCGGAAGCCAGGCCCGCGACCCCCGGTCGTGGTGGTGCCGCGCCGCGTCCGCGTCCCGCTGGCGGCTCGGCCGCACCCGCGGCACGCCCCTCCGCGACCCCCGGCCCGCGTCCCTCGACGCCCGGCCCCCGTCCCGGTGGCGGCTCCGCGCCGACTCCCGGCCCGCGCAAGCCCGGCGCCCCGCGCCCGGGTAACAACCCGTTCGCTCCCGCTCAGGGAATGGGCACGCAGCAGCGTCGCCCGAACAACCGCCCCGATGGCGGTCAGCGCCCCGGAGCGGGCGCGGCGCGTCCCGGTCAGTCCGACAACCGGATGCCCCGTCCCGGTGGCACCGGCGGCCTTCCCGGCATGCCCCGTCCGAACCCCGCGATGATGCCGAAGACCGCGAACGCGGCGATCGGTTCGCGTCCGTCCCGTCCCGGTGGCGGTGGCCCCGGTCGCGGTCGCGGCGGCCAAGGTGGCGGCGGAAACCGTCCGGGCGGCACCGGTGGCCCGCCGATGGGCGGCCCCATGGGCGGTCGCGGCGGTGGCCGCGGTCGCGGTGGCACGCAGGGCGCATTCGGTCGTGGCGGCTCCGCTGGAAAGCGTGGTCGCAAGTCGAAGAAGCAGCGCAGGCAAGAGTTCGATCAGATGGAGGCCCCGTCGATCGGTGGCGTGCGCGTCCGCAAGGGCGACGGCCAGACCGTTCGCCTGCGCCGTGGCGCCTCGCTGACGGATCTCGCCGAGAAGATTGGCGTGGAGGCCGCGTCGCTCGTGCAGGTGCTGTTCCACCTGGGCGAGATGGTCACGGCCACCCAGTCCGTCGCTGACGACACCCTCGAGGTGCTCGGCGCCGAGCTCGACTACAACATCGAGGTCGTCTCTCCCGAAGACGAGGACCGTGAGCTCCTGGAGAGCTTCGACCTCGAGTTCGGCGAGGACATCGGCGATGAGGACGACCTCGAGGCCCGTCCTCCGGTCGTCACCGTCATGGGTCACGTCGACCACGGTAAGACGAAGCTGCTCGACGCCCTGCGCAATTCGAACGTGCAGGCACGCGAGGCCGGCGGCATCACGCAGGCCATCGGCGCCTACCAGGTCGAGACCGAGGTCGACGGCAACGAGCGCAAGATCACCTTCATCGACACCCCGGGTCACGAGGCGTTCACCGCCATGCGTGCCCGCGGCGCGAAGTCCACGGACATCGCGGTGCTGGTGGTTGCCGCAGACGACGGCGTGATGCCCCAGACGATCGAGGCGCTCAACCACGCGAAGGCGGCCGATGTGCCGATCGTGGTTGCGGTCAACAAGGTCGACAAGGACACCGCCGATCCGACCCGTGTCCGCGGTCAGCTCTCCGAGTTCGGCCTCGTTCCCGAGGAGTACGGCGGTGACACGCAGTTCGTCGACGTCTCGGCCATCACCGGCCAGGGTCTCGAGAACCTGCTCGAGTCGATCGTGCTGACGGCTGACGCTGCGCTCGACCTGCGCGCCAACCCGGACATGCCCGCTCAGGGTGTCGCCATCGAGGCGCACCTCGACAAGGGACGCGGCCCCGTCGCCACCGTCCTGGTGCACCGCGGAACGCTGCGCATCGGCGAGTCCATCGTCGCCGGCTCGGCACACGGCCGCGTCCGTGCCCTGATCAACGACCAGGGTCAGAACGTGGACGAGGCCCCGCCGTCGATGCCCGTGCAGGTGCTCGGTCTGACGTCCGTGCCCGGTGCAGGCGACAACGTGCTCGTTGTCGACGACGACCGCATGGCCCGCCAGATCGCGGACAAGCGTGAGGCCCGCATGCGTGCGGCTCAGCAGGCGAAGGCGAGCCGTCGCAAGACCCTCGACCAGCTGTTCGAGCAGCTGGAGAAGGGCGAGACGCAGGAGCTGCTCCTCATCCTCAAGGGCGACGGCGCAGGCTCGGTCGAGGCCCTCGAGGACGCCCTCAGCAAAATCGAGGTCGGCGAAGAGGTGTCGCTGCGCGTCATCGACCGCGGTGTCGGTGCCATCACCGAGACCAACGTGTCGCTCGCCGCGGCGTCGAAGGCCGTCATCATCGGCTTCAACGTCCGGCCGACCCCGCACGCCGCACAGCTGGCCGACCGCGAGAACGTGGACATCCGCTTCTACTCGGTCATCTACTCCGCGATCGACGAGATCGAGGCGGCGCTCAAGGGCATGCTCAAGCCGATCTACGCCGAGGAGACCCGCGGCCACGCGGAGGTCCGCGAGGTGTTCCGTTCATCCAAGTTCGGAAACATCGCCGGTTGTATGGTCACCAGCGGCACCATCCGCCGCAACGCCAAGGCGCGTCTGCTGCGTGACGGCGTCGTGGTCGCCGACACCTCGATCGCGTCGCTGCGACGCGAGAAGGATGACGCGACCGAGGTCCGCGAGGGATTCGAGTGCGGTCTGACGCTCTCGAACTTCAACGACATCAAGATCGGTGACGTAATTGAGACCTACGAAATGGTGGAGAAGGAGCGCGAGTGA
- a CDS encoding LTA synthase family protein — MWGRLLVLLIPFAVLAVVLKLIRIEEFFPRAGASETLAKVSSDVAFSAAWLLLWMLLCWLAKGTARAVVFYLAHALTLVLGIFTVINHEYMIRTGSPLTFRQIEYAWNQQGELNALLQSQFSSSAVALLVGVVLGVLVLPLLLGPAVSRLIRRRPHRRLKYVSLAGVAVLLAASVWSAPTVSAAFALAAPVQFAVTPVREALAYPDSLADETLVPTPESTKLVDGGGRHKNLVVITLESQRATSTLPETSQPVTPVLDALAEDSLRPERGYTVLPHTSKALTAVHCGIAPPLDSDNTEADAGSLPGKCLPQLLSEQGYGTAFFQTATEHFERRRGTVANFGYEHFTPVDEMDHFGFNRANYFGYEDDIMLEPSRRWIEQNRDKPFMLGMLTVTGHHDYALENFDLIDFVDDPLLNKYLNGIHYQDQFVGNVIDMFKELGLYEDTVFVVVGDHGEGFGEHRLFQHDNTVYDEGLRIPYLILDPSREGELVEGPANQLAVLPTAVDLLGFELESDQTYRPSLASGEPQGPVVASCWARGKCTATMNGDMKVIHHFGDRRDEVFDLSVDPYETNDLAASTDSAWIAEQTDLALKWYIDTENLYEAFRAEK, encoded by the coding sequence GTGTGGGGGCGCCTCTTGGTGCTGCTCATCCCGTTCGCGGTGCTCGCGGTCGTGCTGAAGCTGATCCGCATCGAGGAGTTCTTCCCCCGGGCGGGTGCCTCCGAGACGCTCGCGAAGGTCTCCTCGGACGTCGCCTTCAGCGCGGCGTGGCTGCTGTTGTGGATGCTGCTGTGCTGGCTCGCGAAGGGAACTGCCCGGGCGGTGGTGTTCTACCTCGCCCACGCTCTGACGCTCGTGCTCGGCATCTTCACCGTGATCAACCACGAGTACATGATCCGCACCGGATCGCCATTGACCTTCCGGCAGATCGAGTACGCGTGGAACCAGCAGGGCGAGCTGAATGCCCTGCTGCAGTCGCAGTTCAGCTCCTCCGCGGTGGCGCTCCTGGTCGGTGTGGTGCTCGGGGTCCTCGTCCTGCCCCTCCTACTCGGCCCCGCCGTCTCGCGGCTGATCCGTCGGCGTCCCCACCGCAGGCTCAAGTACGTGAGCCTGGCAGGGGTCGCGGTGCTGCTCGCGGCGTCGGTCTGGAGCGCCCCGACGGTGTCGGCGGCGTTCGCGCTCGCGGCCCCGGTCCAGTTTGCCGTCACCCCCGTGCGTGAGGCGCTGGCCTACCCCGACTCGCTCGCTGACGAGACGCTCGTCCCCACTCCCGAGTCCACGAAGCTCGTCGACGGGGGAGGCAGGCACAAGAACCTGGTCGTGATCACGCTCGAATCGCAGCGCGCCACCTCGACCCTTCCGGAGACCAGCCAGCCGGTCACCCCGGTGCTCGACGCGCTGGCCGAGGATTCGCTGCGCCCCGAACGCGGCTACACGGTCCTCCCGCACACGTCGAAGGCCCTCACCGCGGTGCACTGCGGAATCGCGCCGCCGCTCGACAGCGACAACACCGAAGCCGACGCAGGCAGCCTTCCCGGTAAGTGCCTGCCCCAGCTGCTGAGCGAGCAGGGCTACGGCACCGCGTTCTTCCAGACCGCGACCGAACACTTCGAGCGCAGGCGCGGCACGGTGGCCAACTTCGGCTACGAGCACTTCACCCCGGTCGACGAGATGGACCACTTCGGCTTCAACCGCGCCAACTACTTCGGCTACGAAGACGACATCATGCTCGAGCCGTCACGCAGGTGGATCGAGCAGAACCGGGACAAGCCGTTCATGCTCGGCATGCTGACCGTCACCGGGCATCACGACTACGCGCTGGAAAACTTCGATCTCATCGACTTCGTCGACGACCCGCTGCTCAACAAGTACCTCAACGGCATCCACTACCAGGACCAGTTCGTCGGCAACGTGATCGACATGTTCAAGGAGCTCGGCCTCTACGAGGACACCGTCTTCGTCGTCGTGGGTGACCACGGCGAGGGTTTCGGGGAGCACCGACTGTTCCAGCACGACAACACCGTCTATGACGAGGGACTGCGGATCCCGTACCTGATCCTCGACCCCTCGCGCGAAGGCGAGTTGGTGGAGGGGCCGGCCAATCAGCTTGCCGTGCTGCCGACCGCGGTCGACCTGCTCGGTTTCGAGCTGGAGAGCGACCAGACCTACCGGCCGTCGTTGGCGAGCGGGGAACCGCAGGGGCCCGTCGTCGCCAGCTGCTGGGCGAGGGGAAAGTGCACCGCGACCATGAACGGCGACATGAAGGTCATCCACCACTTCGGTGACAGGCGCGATGAGGTCTTCGACCTCTCCGTCGACCCGTACGAGACGAACGACCTCGCGGCGAGCACCGACTCCGCGTGGATCGCTGAGCAGACCGACCTCGCGCTCAAGTGGTACATCGACACGGAGAACCTGTACGAGGCCTTCCGCGCCGAGAAGTGA
- the nusA gene encoding transcription termination factor NusA, whose amino-acid sequence MDVDLAALKAIERDREIPMDYLLKTLEDALLNAYNKTPHALRGVKVEVDRKTGKVSVLAPEFDDDDEVIGYFDDTPEDFGRIAAATARQVIFQRIREAEDDQKFGHFSGVEGDILVGTIQQDRDSRAVRVDLGTLEAIMPLAEQVPGEDYSHGRRLRVYVVSVRRELRGPQVVVSRTHPNLVRKLFALEVPEIEKGIVEIKEIAREAGHRTKIAVESHDPNVSAKGAFIGPMGQRVRAVTNELGDEKIDIVDYSDDPAKFVAAALSPAKVLSVTVVDDQARACRAIVPDYQLSLAIGREGQNARLAARLTGWRIDIQPDVAAQS is encoded by the coding sequence ATGGATGTTGATCTGGCTGCCCTGAAGGCCATCGAGCGGGACCGTGAGATCCCGATGGACTACCTCCTCAAGACGCTGGAGGACGCCCTCCTCAACGCGTACAACAAGACCCCGCACGCCCTGCGGGGAGTGAAGGTCGAGGTCGACCGCAAGACCGGAAAGGTCTCGGTGCTCGCCCCGGAGTTCGACGACGATGACGAGGTCATCGGCTACTTCGACGACACCCCGGAGGACTTTGGCCGGATCGCCGCTGCGACCGCCCGCCAGGTGATCTTCCAGCGCATCCGCGAGGCCGAGGACGACCAGAAGTTCGGTCACTTCTCCGGCGTCGAGGGCGACATCCTCGTCGGCACCATCCAGCAGGACCGCGACTCCCGCGCCGTCCGCGTCGACCTCGGCACGCTCGAGGCGATCATGCCGCTTGCCGAGCAGGTCCCCGGAGAGGACTACTCGCACGGCCGCCGCCTCCGCGTCTACGTGGTGAGCGTCCGCCGTGAGCTGCGCGGGCCGCAGGTCGTGGTCTCGCGCACGCACCCGAACCTGGTGCGCAAGCTGTTCGCGCTCGAGGTGCCGGAGATCGAAAAGGGCATCGTCGAGATCAAGGAGATCGCGCGCGAGGCGGGCCACCGCACGAAGATCGCGGTCGAGTCCCACGATCCCAACGTGTCGGCGAAGGGCGCCTTCATCGGCCCGATGGGGCAGCGCGTCCGCGCAGTCACCAACGAGCTCGGAGACGAGAAGATCGACATCGTCGACTACTCGGACGATCCCGCCAAGTTCGTCGCCGCGGCGCTCTCGCCTGCGAAGGTGCTCTCGGTGACCGTCGTGGACGACCAGGCACGCGCCTGCCGTGCCATCGTCCCGGATTACCAGCTCTCGCTCGCGATCGGCCGCGAAGGGCAGAACGCCCGTCTCGCCGCCCGCCTGACCGGCTGGAGGATCGACATCCAGCCGGACGTGGCCGCCCAGAGCTGA
- a CDS encoding proline--tRNA ligase codes for MISTLSKLFVRTLRDDPAAAEVPSHRWLVRAGYIRRAAPGIYTWLPLGLKVLQKVETIVREEMDAIGGQEVHFPALLPREPYELTNRWTEYGDNLFRVVDRKGADMLLGPTHEEMFTLLVSDLYSSYKDLPLTLYQIQSKYRDEARPRAGLLRGREFVMKDSYSFDLDQEGLDAAYARHREAYIRIFERLGLEFVIVTAMAGAMGGSRSEEFLAVADNGEDTFVRSPGGYAANVEAVRIAPPEALDVAAAPEMAQFPTPGVGTIAGLVELLNAQLPREDRAWEGAETLKNVLFMVSAPDGTSYPLALGLPGDRQVDVKRLEAAMEPAEVATFTPEDFAKYPELKIGFISPVSLDGARVLGEESSTGIRYVTDPRVVDGSHWVTGANVVDQHLSGVTAGRDFTSDGVLDVAEVREGDPAPDGSGPLTLARGIEMGHIFQLGKKYAESLGLKVLDQNGKLQVVTMGSYGVGVSRAVAAVAEATSDDKGLCWPVALAPYPVHIVATGKDQAVFDEAARIAGELDALGIDVLVDDRKASPGVKFADAEILGMPVILVIGRGLAEGKLELRDRRTGDKTEIAVGDAVTAISELLAR; via the coding sequence GTGATCTCCACTCTCTCCAAGCTGTTCGTCCGCACGCTCCGCGACGACCCCGCCGCCGCCGAGGTGCCGAGCCACCGCTGGCTGGTCCGCGCAGGCTACATCCGTCGCGCCGCCCCCGGCATCTACACCTGGCTGCCGCTCGGCCTGAAGGTGCTGCAGAAGGTCGAGACGATCGTCCGCGAGGAGATGGACGCGATCGGCGGTCAGGAGGTGCACTTCCCGGCGCTGCTGCCGCGTGAGCCCTACGAGCTGACCAACCGGTGGACGGAGTACGGCGACAACCTGTTCCGGGTCGTCGACCGCAAGGGCGCAGACATGCTGCTCGGCCCCACACACGAGGAGATGTTCACGCTGCTGGTCAGCGATCTCTACTCCTCGTACAAGGATCTGCCCCTGACCCTCTACCAGATCCAGTCCAAGTACCGCGACGAGGCGCGTCCCCGCGCAGGGCTGCTTCGCGGCCGCGAGTTCGTGATGAAGGACTCCTACTCCTTCGACCTGGACCAGGAAGGTCTCGATGCCGCCTACGCGCGCCACCGCGAGGCCTACATCCGCATCTTCGAGCGCCTCGGCCTCGAGTTCGTGATCGTCACCGCCATGGCGGGCGCCATGGGCGGATCCCGCTCGGAGGAGTTCCTGGCGGTGGCCGACAACGGTGAGGACACCTTCGTCCGCTCGCCCGGCGGCTACGCCGCCAACGTCGAGGCCGTGCGGATCGCTCCGCCCGAGGCGCTCGACGTGGCTGCCGCGCCCGAGATGGCCCAGTTCCCGACGCCGGGCGTCGGCACCATCGCGGGCCTTGTCGAACTGCTCAACGCCCAGCTGCCTCGCGAGGACCGCGCCTGGGAGGGGGCTGAGACGCTCAAGAACGTGCTGTTCATGGTGAGCGCCCCCGACGGCACCTCGTACCCGCTCGCCCTCGGCCTTCCCGGCGACCGCCAGGTCGACGTGAAGCGCCTTGAGGCGGCCATGGAGCCGGCAGAGGTGGCCACCTTCACCCCCGAGGACTTCGCGAAGTACCCGGAGCTCAAGATCGGCTTCATCTCCCCGGTCAGCCTCGACGGCGCCCGTGTGCTCGGCGAGGAGTCGAGCACCGGCATCCGCTACGTCACCGATCCCCGCGTCGTCGACGGCAGCCACTGGGTCACCGGGGCGAACGTCGTCGACCAGCATCTCTCCGGCGTCACCGCAGGCCGCGACTTCACCTCCGATGGCGTCCTCGATGTCGCCGAGGTCCGCGAGGGCGATCCCGCCCCCGACGGCTCCGGCCCGCTGACGCTCGCCCGGGGCATCGAGATGGGCCACATCTTCCAGCTCGGGAAGAAGTACGCCGAGTCGCTCGGCCTCAAGGTTCTCGACCAGAACGGCAAGCTCCAGGTCGTCACCATGGGCTCCTACGGCGTCGGCGTCTCCCGTGCCGTCGCAGCGGTCGCCGAGGCCACCTCCGACGACAAGGGACTCTGCTGGCCCGTCGCGCTCGCCCCCTACCCGGTGCACATCGTCGCGACCGGGAAGGACCAGGCCGTCTTCGACGAAGCGGCACGCATCGCGGGCGAACTCGACGCCCTCGGCATCGACGTCCTCGTCGACGACCGCAAGGCGAGCCCGGGCGTGAAGTTCGCCGACGCCGAGATCCTCGGCATGCCGGTGATCCTCGTGATCGGCCGCGGGCTCGCCGAAGGCAAGCTCGAACTGCGCGACCGGCGCACCGGGGACAAGACCGAGATCGCCGTCGGCGACGCGGTCACCGCGATCAGCGAGCTGCTGGCCCGCTGA
- the rimP gene encoding ribosome maturation factor RimP gives MQESQIAALIEPILSAHGLELDRLDVTPIGKRSVLRVTVDGDGPDGNGPLLDDIAQASSAISEALDVSPAVGKAPYTLEVSTRGVSKPLTEPKHFRRNAGRLVKLWLGDDQVTGRIRSVTDEAVTIEVDGAEREVPLAEIDKAVVQVEMNRSFEDEEEN, from the coding sequence ATGCAGGAATCGCAGATCGCTGCTCTCATTGAGCCGATCCTGTCTGCCCACGGTCTTGAGCTGGACCGCCTCGACGTCACCCCGATCGGGAAGCGCTCGGTTCTGAGGGTCACCGTCGACGGAGACGGTCCCGACGGGAACGGCCCGCTGCTCGACGACATCGCCCAGGCATCGTCGGCCATCTCGGAGGCGCTGGACGTCAGCCCCGCGGTCGGGAAGGCCCCCTACACCCTTGAGGTGAGCACCCGCGGTGTCAGCAAGCCGTTGACCGAACCCAAACACTTCCGCCGCAACGCGGGCCGCCTCGTCAAGCTGTGGCTGGGCGACGATCAGGTGACCGGCCGGATCCGGTCGGTCACCGACGAGGCCGTCACCATCGAGGTCGACGGCGCGGAGCGCGAGGTTCCGCTGGCGGAGATCGACAAGGCGGTTGTCCAGGTCGAGATGAACCGGTCGTTCGAGGACGAAGAGGAGAACTGA
- a CDS encoding GNAT family N-acetyltransferase yields the protein MNPRLHALGAADRDSALDFLARSPVENLFLSSKVDAYGIDRRRLGKLYAFERDGQIASILLDGGTVFVAGFDPDALPLFVNQLGPIRRCTSILGPAISVLGLFIRLAERWRGAWGSISNVRSRQPLMLLEAPPDPTPDPRVRRLTVDDYPSYLDASVAMYTDEIGSSPFKYGPGYERFVMQRLRAGEAYGIVEDGRVIFKADLGPKLGGQAQLQGVWVSPDLRGQGISVPALSGMLRLAMEEFPTISLYVNDFNTPAIKAYEKLGFVEVGALATVHY from the coding sequence ATGAATCCCCGACTGCATGCCCTTGGCGCGGCAGATCGGGACTCCGCGCTGGACTTCCTGGCTCGTAGCCCCGTCGAGAACCTGTTTCTCTCGTCCAAGGTCGACGCCTACGGCATCGACCGTCGCCGCCTCGGCAAGCTGTACGCCTTCGAGCGGGACGGGCAGATCGCGTCGATCCTGCTCGACGGGGGAACCGTGTTCGTCGCGGGCTTCGACCCGGATGCGCTTCCGCTGTTCGTCAACCAGCTGGGGCCGATCCGTCGCTGCACCTCGATCCTCGGGCCGGCCATCTCCGTGCTCGGCCTCTTCATCAGGCTGGCCGAACGCTGGCGTGGGGCATGGGGGTCGATCTCCAACGTGCGCAGCCGCCAGCCTCTGATGCTGCTCGAGGCGCCTCCCGACCCGACGCCGGATCCGCGGGTGCGCAGGCTCACCGTCGACGACTACCCGAGCTACCTCGACGCCTCCGTCGCGATGTACACCGACGAGATCGGCAGTTCGCCCTTCAAGTACGGCCCAGGCTACGAGCGGTTCGTGATGCAGCGGCTCCGCGCAGGGGAGGCCTACGGGATCGTCGAAGACGGGCGCGTCATCTTCAAGGCGGACCTTGGCCCGAAGCTCGGCGGGCAGGCGCAACTGCAGGGCGTGTGGGTCTCACCCGACCTCCGCGGACAAGGGATCAGCGTCCCGGCCCTTTCGGGGATGCTGCGCCTGGCGATGGAGGAGTTCCCGACCATCAGCCTCTACGTCAACGACTTCAACACGCCCGCCATCAAGGCCTACGAGAAGCTCGGCTTCGTCGAGGTCGGCGCGCTCGCCACCGTCCACTACTGA
- the ispG gene encoding flavodoxin-dependent (E)-4-hydroxy-3-methylbut-2-enyl-diphosphate synthase: MSVNLGMPAPVPLTLAPRRKTRQIKVGKVLVGGDAPISVQSMTTTKTTDINATLQQIAELTATGCDIVRVAVPSQDDADALPIIAMKSQIPVIADIHFQPKYVFKAIDAGCAAVRVNPGNIKQFDDKVAEIAKAAADAGVSLRIGVNAGSLDKRLLAKYGAPTPEALVESALWEASLFEDVGFHDFKISVKHNDPVVMVRAYELLSEACDYPLHLGVTEAGPAFQGTIKSSVAFGSLLSRGIGDTIRVSLSAPPAEEVKVGLKILESLNLRPRKLDIVSCPSCGRAQVDVYTLAEQVTKGLEGMEAPLRVAVMGCVVNGPGEAREADLGVASGNGKGQIFVKGEVIKTVPEDEIVETLLTEARRIAAEMGEVGQPEVSVS, translated from the coding sequence ATGTCCGTGAACCTCGGTATGCCCGCGCCCGTACCCCTCACCCTCGCCCCGCGTCGCAAGACGCGGCAGATCAAGGTGGGCAAGGTGCTGGTCGGGGGAGACGCCCCCATCTCCGTGCAGTCGATGACCACGACCAAGACGACCGACATCAACGCGACGCTGCAGCAGATCGCAGAGCTCACCGCCACCGGCTGCGACATCGTGCGCGTCGCCGTGCCGAGCCAGGACGACGCGGACGCCCTTCCGATCATCGCGATGAAGTCGCAGATCCCCGTCATCGCGGACATCCACTTCCAGCCCAAGTACGTGTTCAAGGCGATCGACGCAGGCTGCGCTGCCGTCCGCGTGAACCCGGGCAACATCAAGCAGTTCGACGACAAGGTGGCCGAGATCGCAAAGGCCGCCGCGGACGCGGGAGTCAGCCTGCGGATCGGCGTCAACGCAGGCTCCCTGGACAAGCGGCTGCTCGCCAAGTACGGCGCACCCACGCCTGAGGCGCTCGTCGAGTCGGCGCTGTGGGAGGCCTCGCTGTTCGAGGACGTCGGCTTCCACGACTTCAAGATCTCGGTCAAGCACAACGACCCGGTCGTCATGGTGCGCGCCTACGAACTGCTCAGCGAGGCGTGCGACTACCCGCTGCACCTCGGCGTCACCGAGGCCGGGCCGGCCTTCCAGGGGACCATCAAGAGCTCCGTCGCCTTCGGATCGCTGCTGAGCCGCGGCATCGGTGACACCATCCGGGTGTCCCTCTCCGCGCCACCGGCCGAGGAGGTCAAGGTCGGGCTCAAGATCCTCGAGTCGCTGAACCTGCGGCCCCGCAAGCTCGACATCGTCTCCTGCCCGTCCTGTGGTCGCGCCCAGGTCGACGTCTACACGCTCGCCGAGCAGGTCACCAAGGGACTCGAGGGCATGGAGGCGCCGCTGCGCGTTGCAGTCATGGGCTGCGTCGTCAACGGCCCCGGCGAGGCGCGCGAGGCCGACCTCGGCGTCGCCTCCGGCAACGGGAAGGGCCAGATCTTCGTCAAGGGCGAGGTCATCAAGACCGTCCCGGAGGACGAGATCGTCGAGACCCTGCTCACCGAGGCGCGCCGGATCGCGGCCGAGATGGGCGAGGTCGGTCAGCCTGAGGTCAGCGTCTCCTGA